A window of Cheilinus undulatus linkage group 1, ASM1832078v1, whole genome shotgun sequence contains these coding sequences:
- the LOC121508516 gene encoding cartilage intermediate layer protein 1 isoform X1 encodes MLLRLLLIIGITSATVTAHGPQRRVSRESGSSVFHSDDNYEWSTWFNVDHPGGRGDYEQLEAIRFYYRSRVCETPRAIEARTTEWVPARETGEKVHADPTVGFWCLNEEQGPDRNCSNYAVRFLCPKDSPEKFQGTWGQWSDWSPCPALCGQVGVQLRSRNCQSRSLPCIGPKVEGKECDGPECPKTDCLLQCVMGRVNAECDACMCEDHILLGSVRGAGGLTAEGTTILRSDQLLTLTDHNGHFRIPGICPDGNATLTFSLQGHAPLSVVVPHSAEKISVLSVQLKRTEKLHVLSNPESKVRREGQATAFCCKVAGTPQPHKYQWFHNDTLMESHSESTLVLRDLQPEQSGEYHCRAIGQSGAIKTKPATLKILGKDEYSCNPTPESHLIRLPHDCYQNSTNSFYYDVGKCSSGPCAGQLDNGIRCKDKVAYCCGVQKMEERQLTCQGYQLPTMVVTECGCQKCVDTKAIVYGRAIAADNGEPMRFGHIFMNGVRISRTGYKGTFSIQVPPDTERLVLTFVDNMQKFVNTTKVLPFNTKGGSVYHEIKLLRKKAPVTISPTETNTLELGEVEGQEAMVQIQIPPNSFYTERGEVFTGKVNASVTFLDPRDVSTAAAAQSDLNFVGDDGDTLPLRTYGMFSVDFRGEENNEPLNAGEVKVFLDSAQVKMTEHLDTMKLWSLNPDTGLWEEEGSLQMEKKRRGKREERTFLIGNMEIRERRLFNLDVPENRRCYVKVRAFRSERFMPSEQVEGVVVSLINMEPTAGYSTNPRAWGRFDSVVTGPNGACLPAFCDEQKADAYSAYVMANLGGEELEAVPSAPKLNPNLVGVPQPYLGKLNYRRTDHEDPRVKKTAFSINVAKPSSNTAEEGNGPVYSFENLKECEEAPFSAAHFRFSRVEGDRYDYNTVPFNEDDPMSWTEDYLSWWPKPMEYRACYIKVKINSPHEINVRSRNMGGTHPKTVGQLYGLRDTRSIRDMDQTAVSAVCLEFKCSGMLYDQERVDRTLVKVIPQGSCRRDNVNSMLQEYLVNHLPLAVNNDTNEFTMLAPLDPLGHNYGIYTVTDQDPRTAKEIALGRCFDGTSDGTSRVMKSNDGVALTFTCGDREVTRQSSVFQALQNSQGQPVTSVVRGEGRQNRRRQRANTPRNSRRRSTRDPLGKRTKATN; translated from the exons ATGTTGTTGAGGCTTCTTCTCATCATTGGGATCACCTCTGCCACTGTTACAGCTCACG GACCTCAGAGGAGAGTCAGCAGGGAGTCAGGCTCTTCTGTGTTTCACTCTGATG ACAATTATGAGTGGTCCACATGGTTTAATGTTGATCACCCTGGAGGTCGTGGAGACTATGAACAGCTGGAAGCCATTCGCTTCTACTACCGTTCCCGAGTGTGTGAGACTCCCCGGGCGATAGAGGCCAGAACCACCGAATGGGTTCCAGCCCGTGAAACTGGGGAGAAGGTCCATGCAGACCCCACCGTTGGCTTCTGGTGCCTTAATGAGGAGCAGGGTCCTGATCGCAACTGCTCCAACTATGCAGTCCGCTTCCTCTGTCCTAAAG ATAGCCCAGAGAAGTTTCAAGGTACCTGGGGTCAGTGGTCAGACTGGAGCCCATGCCCCGCCCTCTGTGGCCAGGTGGGGGTCCAGCTACGCTCCAGGAACTGCCAATCTAGATCTCTACCTTGCATTGGTCCAAAAGTGGAAGGGAAAGAATGTGATGGACCTGAATGTCCAAAGACAG ATTGCCTCCTTCAGTGTGTAATGGGGAGGGTAAATGCTGAATGTGACGCATGCATGTGTGAAGATCACATCCTGCTGGGTTCTGTCCGTGGGGCCGGAGGTCTTACTGCTGAGGGGACAACAATACTTCGCTCTGACCAACTCCTTACCCTTACCGACCACAATGGGCATTTTCGTATCCCTGGCATCTGCCCTGATGGAAATGCCACCCTGACATTCAGCCTGCAGGGTCACGCTCCCCTTAGCGTTGTTGTGCCACACAGTGCGGAAAAGATCTCTGTcctcagtgtacagctgaaacgAACAG AAAAGCTTCATGTGCTTAGCAACCCAGAAAGCAAGGTCAGGAGGGAGGGACAAGCTACCGCCTTCTGCTGCAAAGTGGCAGGAACCCCACAACCACACAAGTACCAATG GTTTCATAACGACACCTTAATGGAGAGTCACTCAGAGAGCACCTTAGTCCTAAGAGATCTACAACCTGAGCAGTCTGGGGAGTACCACTGCAGAGCAATCGGCCAATCAGGGGCTATTAAGACCAAACCAGCTACACTCAAAATCTTAG GTAAAGATGAGTATTCATGTAATCCCACACCAGAGTCTCACCTCATCCGGCTCCCACATGACTGCTACCAAAACAGCACCAACTCTTTCTACTATGATGTAGGCAAGTGCTCTTCAGGTCCATGTGCTGGACAACTGGACAATGGAATTAGATGCAAAGACAAAGTGGCTTACTGCTGCGGTGTGCAGAAAATGGAAGAGAGGCAATTAACCTGCCAGGGCTATCAACTACCCACTATGGTGGTGACTGAGTGTGGCTGCCAGAAATGTGTTGATACCAAGGCTATAGTGTATGGTAGGGCCATTGCTGCAGACAATGGTGAGCCAATGAGGTTTGGCCATATCTTCATGAATGGAGTCAGAATTAGCCGCACAGGCTACAAAGGAACTTTCTCCATCCAAGTTCCTCCAGACACTGAAAGGCTAGTCCTGACGTTTGTGGATAACATGCAGAAGTTTGTCAATACCACAAAGGTGCTCCCATTTAACACTAAAGGAGGGTCTGTTTACCATGAGATCAAACTATTAAGAAAGAAAGCCCCTGTGACCATCAGCCCTACAGAGACCAACACTCTAGAGCTTGGAGAGGTGGAAGGCCAGGAGGCCATGGTTCAGATCCAGATTCCTCCAAATTCTTTCTacacagagagaggggaagTCTTCACAGGTAAAGTTAATGCTAGTGTTACATTCCTCGACCCTAGAGATGTCTccacagctgctgcagctcaAAGTGATCTCAACTTTGTTGGAGATGATGGAGATACACTTCCCCTGAGGACCTATGGGATGTTTTCAGTTGACTTTAGGGGTGAGGAAAACAATGAGCCCCTAAACGCTGGTGAGGTGAAGGTGTTTCTGGATTCTGCCCAGGTGAAAATGACTGAACACCTCGATACCATGAAGCTGTGGTCACTGAACCCTGATACAGGCCTGTGGGAGGAGGAAGGCAGTCTGCAGAtggagaagaaaagaagaggcaaaagggAGGAGCGAACCTTTCTGATTGGTAACATGGAGATCAGGGAGAGACGTCTTTTTAATCTGGATGTTCCAGAGAACCGTCGGTGTTATGTAAAAGTGAGAGCCTTCCGCAGTGAACGCTTCATGCCTAGTGAGCAAGTGGAGGGAGTGGTGGTGAGTCTTATAAACATGGAGCCCACGGCTGGCTACTCTACTAACCCTCGTGCTTGGGGTCGTTTTGATAGTGTCGTCACTGGTCCTAATGGCGCCTGTCTTCCTGCCTTCTGCGATGAACAAAAAGCTGATGCCTACTCTGCTTATGTCATGGCAAATCTTGGAGGAGAGGAGCTGGAGGCTGTCCCTTCTGCTCCCAAACTCAATCCAAACCTAGTTGGTGTGCCTCAGCCTTACCTTGGTAAGCTGAACTACAGGCGGACTGATCATGAGGACCCAAGAGTGAAAAAGACCGCTTTCAGTATCAATGTGGCTAAACCAAGTTCCAACACAGCTGAAGAGGGCAACGGACCAGTGTACTCATTTGAGAACTTAAAAGAATGTGAGGAAGCCCCCTTCAGTGCTGCACACTTCCGCTTCTCAAGAGTAGAGGGAGACCGCTATGACTACAACACAGTGCCGTTCAATGAAGATGACCCAATGAGTTGGACTGAAGACTACCTGAGCTGGTGGCCCAAACCCATGGAGTATCGTGCCTGCtacataaaagtcaaaatcaacaGCCCACATGAGATCAACGTACGATCTCGAAACATGGGTGGCACCCACCCGAAGACAGTGGGCCAGCTGTATGGCCTCAGAGACACTCGCAGCATCCGTGACATGGACCAGACAGCAGTTTCAGCAGTCTGTTTGGAGTTCAAGTGCAGTGGAATGCTGTATGATCAGGAACGTGTAGATCGTACCCTGGTCAAAGTGATTCCACAAGGAAGTTGTAGGAGAGATAATGTCAATTCAATGCTGCAAGAGTATCTGGTCAACCACCTGCCCCTAGCTGTCAACAATGACACCAATGAGTTCACTATGCTTGCACCTCTTGACCCTCTGGGCCACAACTATGGAATTTATACAGTTACAGACCAAGATCCCCGCACAGCCAAAGAGATCGCACTTGGACGCTGTTTTGATGGCACTTCTGATGGTACATCTCGTGTCATGAAGAGCAATGATGGTGTAGCGCTGACATTCACCTGTGGGGATCGTGAGGTGACACGTCAGAGTAGTGTCTTCCAGGCTTTACAGAACTCACAAGGTCAGCCAGTAACAAGTGTGGTGAGAGGAGAAGGACGACAGAACCGACGTCGTCAGAGGGCAAATACACCACGCAACAGTCGAAGACGCAGCACCAGGGATCCTCTTGGAAAACGTACAAAGGCAACAAACTGA
- the LOC121508516 gene encoding cartilage intermediate layer protein 1 isoform X2 — translation MSGKGRALWTAGAREYTMAQETDCLLQCVMGRVNAECDACMCEDHILLGSVRGAGGLTAEGTTILRSDQLLTLTDHNGHFRIPGICPDGNATLTFSLQGHAPLSVVVPHSAEKISVLSVQLKRTEKLHVLSNPESKVRREGQATAFCCKVAGTPQPHKYQWFHNDTLMESHSESTLVLRDLQPEQSGEYHCRAIGQSGAIKTKPATLKILGKDEYSCNPTPESHLIRLPHDCYQNSTNSFYYDVGKCSSGPCAGQLDNGIRCKDKVAYCCGVQKMEERQLTCQGYQLPTMVVTECGCQKCVDTKAIVYGRAIAADNGEPMRFGHIFMNGVRISRTGYKGTFSIQVPPDTERLVLTFVDNMQKFVNTTKVLPFNTKGGSVYHEIKLLRKKAPVTISPTETNTLELGEVEGQEAMVQIQIPPNSFYTERGEVFTGKVNASVTFLDPRDVSTAAAAQSDLNFVGDDGDTLPLRTYGMFSVDFRGEENNEPLNAGEVKVFLDSAQVKMTEHLDTMKLWSLNPDTGLWEEEGSLQMEKKRRGKREERTFLIGNMEIRERRLFNLDVPENRRCYVKVRAFRSERFMPSEQVEGVVVSLINMEPTAGYSTNPRAWGRFDSVVTGPNGACLPAFCDEQKADAYSAYVMANLGGEELEAVPSAPKLNPNLVGVPQPYLGKLNYRRTDHEDPRVKKTAFSINVAKPSSNTAEEGNGPVYSFENLKECEEAPFSAAHFRFSRVEGDRYDYNTVPFNEDDPMSWTEDYLSWWPKPMEYRACYIKVKINSPHEINVRSRNMGGTHPKTVGQLYGLRDTRSIRDMDQTAVSAVCLEFKCSGMLYDQERVDRTLVKVIPQGSCRRDNVNSMLQEYLVNHLPLAVNNDTNEFTMLAPLDPLGHNYGIYTVTDQDPRTAKEIALGRCFDGTSDGTSRVMKSNDGVALTFTCGDREVTRQSSVFQALQNSQGQPVTSVVRGEGRQNRRRQRANTPRNSRRRSTRDPLGKRTKATN, via the exons ATGTCAGGCAAGGGCAGAGCCCTTTGGACTGCAGGGGCCCGGGAGTATACGATGGCCCAGGAAACAG ATTGCCTCCTTCAGTGTGTAATGGGGAGGGTAAATGCTGAATGTGACGCATGCATGTGTGAAGATCACATCCTGCTGGGTTCTGTCCGTGGGGCCGGAGGTCTTACTGCTGAGGGGACAACAATACTTCGCTCTGACCAACTCCTTACCCTTACCGACCACAATGGGCATTTTCGTATCCCTGGCATCTGCCCTGATGGAAATGCCACCCTGACATTCAGCCTGCAGGGTCACGCTCCCCTTAGCGTTGTTGTGCCACACAGTGCGGAAAAGATCTCTGTcctcagtgtacagctgaaacgAACAG AAAAGCTTCATGTGCTTAGCAACCCAGAAAGCAAGGTCAGGAGGGAGGGACAAGCTACCGCCTTCTGCTGCAAAGTGGCAGGAACCCCACAACCACACAAGTACCAATG GTTTCATAACGACACCTTAATGGAGAGTCACTCAGAGAGCACCTTAGTCCTAAGAGATCTACAACCTGAGCAGTCTGGGGAGTACCACTGCAGAGCAATCGGCCAATCAGGGGCTATTAAGACCAAACCAGCTACACTCAAAATCTTAG GTAAAGATGAGTATTCATGTAATCCCACACCAGAGTCTCACCTCATCCGGCTCCCACATGACTGCTACCAAAACAGCACCAACTCTTTCTACTATGATGTAGGCAAGTGCTCTTCAGGTCCATGTGCTGGACAACTGGACAATGGAATTAGATGCAAAGACAAAGTGGCTTACTGCTGCGGTGTGCAGAAAATGGAAGAGAGGCAATTAACCTGCCAGGGCTATCAACTACCCACTATGGTGGTGACTGAGTGTGGCTGCCAGAAATGTGTTGATACCAAGGCTATAGTGTATGGTAGGGCCATTGCTGCAGACAATGGTGAGCCAATGAGGTTTGGCCATATCTTCATGAATGGAGTCAGAATTAGCCGCACAGGCTACAAAGGAACTTTCTCCATCCAAGTTCCTCCAGACACTGAAAGGCTAGTCCTGACGTTTGTGGATAACATGCAGAAGTTTGTCAATACCACAAAGGTGCTCCCATTTAACACTAAAGGAGGGTCTGTTTACCATGAGATCAAACTATTAAGAAAGAAAGCCCCTGTGACCATCAGCCCTACAGAGACCAACACTCTAGAGCTTGGAGAGGTGGAAGGCCAGGAGGCCATGGTTCAGATCCAGATTCCTCCAAATTCTTTCTacacagagagaggggaagTCTTCACAGGTAAAGTTAATGCTAGTGTTACATTCCTCGACCCTAGAGATGTCTccacagctgctgcagctcaAAGTGATCTCAACTTTGTTGGAGATGATGGAGATACACTTCCCCTGAGGACCTATGGGATGTTTTCAGTTGACTTTAGGGGTGAGGAAAACAATGAGCCCCTAAACGCTGGTGAGGTGAAGGTGTTTCTGGATTCTGCCCAGGTGAAAATGACTGAACACCTCGATACCATGAAGCTGTGGTCACTGAACCCTGATACAGGCCTGTGGGAGGAGGAAGGCAGTCTGCAGAtggagaagaaaagaagaggcaaaagggAGGAGCGAACCTTTCTGATTGGTAACATGGAGATCAGGGAGAGACGTCTTTTTAATCTGGATGTTCCAGAGAACCGTCGGTGTTATGTAAAAGTGAGAGCCTTCCGCAGTGAACGCTTCATGCCTAGTGAGCAAGTGGAGGGAGTGGTGGTGAGTCTTATAAACATGGAGCCCACGGCTGGCTACTCTACTAACCCTCGTGCTTGGGGTCGTTTTGATAGTGTCGTCACTGGTCCTAATGGCGCCTGTCTTCCTGCCTTCTGCGATGAACAAAAAGCTGATGCCTACTCTGCTTATGTCATGGCAAATCTTGGAGGAGAGGAGCTGGAGGCTGTCCCTTCTGCTCCCAAACTCAATCCAAACCTAGTTGGTGTGCCTCAGCCTTACCTTGGTAAGCTGAACTACAGGCGGACTGATCATGAGGACCCAAGAGTGAAAAAGACCGCTTTCAGTATCAATGTGGCTAAACCAAGTTCCAACACAGCTGAAGAGGGCAACGGACCAGTGTACTCATTTGAGAACTTAAAAGAATGTGAGGAAGCCCCCTTCAGTGCTGCACACTTCCGCTTCTCAAGAGTAGAGGGAGACCGCTATGACTACAACACAGTGCCGTTCAATGAAGATGACCCAATGAGTTGGACTGAAGACTACCTGAGCTGGTGGCCCAAACCCATGGAGTATCGTGCCTGCtacataaaagtcaaaatcaacaGCCCACATGAGATCAACGTACGATCTCGAAACATGGGTGGCACCCACCCGAAGACAGTGGGCCAGCTGTATGGCCTCAGAGACACTCGCAGCATCCGTGACATGGACCAGACAGCAGTTTCAGCAGTCTGTTTGGAGTTCAAGTGCAGTGGAATGCTGTATGATCAGGAACGTGTAGATCGTACCCTGGTCAAAGTGATTCCACAAGGAAGTTGTAGGAGAGATAATGTCAATTCAATGCTGCAAGAGTATCTGGTCAACCACCTGCCCCTAGCTGTCAACAATGACACCAATGAGTTCACTATGCTTGCACCTCTTGACCCTCTGGGCCACAACTATGGAATTTATACAGTTACAGACCAAGATCCCCGCACAGCCAAAGAGATCGCACTTGGACGCTGTTTTGATGGCACTTCTGATGGTACATCTCGTGTCATGAAGAGCAATGATGGTGTAGCGCTGACATTCACCTGTGGGGATCGTGAGGTGACACGTCAGAGTAGTGTCTTCCAGGCTTTACAGAACTCACAAGGTCAGCCAGTAACAAGTGTGGTGAGAGGAGAAGGACGACAGAACCGACGTCGTCAGAGGGCAAATACACCACGCAACAGTCGAAGACGCAGCACCAGGGATCCTCTTGGAAAACGTACAAAGGCAACAAACTGA
- the LOC121508516 gene encoding cartilage intermediate layer protein 1 isoform X3: MGRVNAECDACMCEDHILLGSVRGAGGLTAEGTTILRSDQLLTLTDHNGHFRIPGICPDGNATLTFSLQGHAPLSVVVPHSAEKISVLSVQLKRTEKLHVLSNPESKVRREGQATAFCCKVAGTPQPHKYQWFHNDTLMESHSESTLVLRDLQPEQSGEYHCRAIGQSGAIKTKPATLKILGKDEYSCNPTPESHLIRLPHDCYQNSTNSFYYDVGKCSSGPCAGQLDNGIRCKDKVAYCCGVQKMEERQLTCQGYQLPTMVVTECGCQKCVDTKAIVYGRAIAADNGEPMRFGHIFMNGVRISRTGYKGTFSIQVPPDTERLVLTFVDNMQKFVNTTKVLPFNTKGGSVYHEIKLLRKKAPVTISPTETNTLELGEVEGQEAMVQIQIPPNSFYTERGEVFTGKVNASVTFLDPRDVSTAAAAQSDLNFVGDDGDTLPLRTYGMFSVDFRGEENNEPLNAGEVKVFLDSAQVKMTEHLDTMKLWSLNPDTGLWEEEGSLQMEKKRRGKREERTFLIGNMEIRERRLFNLDVPENRRCYVKVRAFRSERFMPSEQVEGVVVSLINMEPTAGYSTNPRAWGRFDSVVTGPNGACLPAFCDEQKADAYSAYVMANLGGEELEAVPSAPKLNPNLVGVPQPYLGKLNYRRTDHEDPRVKKTAFSINVAKPSSNTAEEGNGPVYSFENLKECEEAPFSAAHFRFSRVEGDRYDYNTVPFNEDDPMSWTEDYLSWWPKPMEYRACYIKVKINSPHEINVRSRNMGGTHPKTVGQLYGLRDTRSIRDMDQTAVSAVCLEFKCSGMLYDQERVDRTLVKVIPQGSCRRDNVNSMLQEYLVNHLPLAVNNDTNEFTMLAPLDPLGHNYGIYTVTDQDPRTAKEIALGRCFDGTSDGTSRVMKSNDGVALTFTCGDREVTRQSSVFQALQNSQGQPVTSVVRGEGRQNRRRQRANTPRNSRRRSTRDPLGKRTKATN; this comes from the exons ATGGGGAGGGTAAATGCTGAATGTGACGCATGCATGTGTGAAGATCACATCCTGCTGGGTTCTGTCCGTGGGGCCGGAGGTCTTACTGCTGAGGGGACAACAATACTTCGCTCTGACCAACTCCTTACCCTTACCGACCACAATGGGCATTTTCGTATCCCTGGCATCTGCCCTGATGGAAATGCCACCCTGACATTCAGCCTGCAGGGTCACGCTCCCCTTAGCGTTGTTGTGCCACACAGTGCGGAAAAGATCTCTGTcctcagtgtacagctgaaacgAACAG AAAAGCTTCATGTGCTTAGCAACCCAGAAAGCAAGGTCAGGAGGGAGGGACAAGCTACCGCCTTCTGCTGCAAAGTGGCAGGAACCCCACAACCACACAAGTACCAATG GTTTCATAACGACACCTTAATGGAGAGTCACTCAGAGAGCACCTTAGTCCTAAGAGATCTACAACCTGAGCAGTCTGGGGAGTACCACTGCAGAGCAATCGGCCAATCAGGGGCTATTAAGACCAAACCAGCTACACTCAAAATCTTAG GTAAAGATGAGTATTCATGTAATCCCACACCAGAGTCTCACCTCATCCGGCTCCCACATGACTGCTACCAAAACAGCACCAACTCTTTCTACTATGATGTAGGCAAGTGCTCTTCAGGTCCATGTGCTGGACAACTGGACAATGGAATTAGATGCAAAGACAAAGTGGCTTACTGCTGCGGTGTGCAGAAAATGGAAGAGAGGCAATTAACCTGCCAGGGCTATCAACTACCCACTATGGTGGTGACTGAGTGTGGCTGCCAGAAATGTGTTGATACCAAGGCTATAGTGTATGGTAGGGCCATTGCTGCAGACAATGGTGAGCCAATGAGGTTTGGCCATATCTTCATGAATGGAGTCAGAATTAGCCGCACAGGCTACAAAGGAACTTTCTCCATCCAAGTTCCTCCAGACACTGAAAGGCTAGTCCTGACGTTTGTGGATAACATGCAGAAGTTTGTCAATACCACAAAGGTGCTCCCATTTAACACTAAAGGAGGGTCTGTTTACCATGAGATCAAACTATTAAGAAAGAAAGCCCCTGTGACCATCAGCCCTACAGAGACCAACACTCTAGAGCTTGGAGAGGTGGAAGGCCAGGAGGCCATGGTTCAGATCCAGATTCCTCCAAATTCTTTCTacacagagagaggggaagTCTTCACAGGTAAAGTTAATGCTAGTGTTACATTCCTCGACCCTAGAGATGTCTccacagctgctgcagctcaAAGTGATCTCAACTTTGTTGGAGATGATGGAGATACACTTCCCCTGAGGACCTATGGGATGTTTTCAGTTGACTTTAGGGGTGAGGAAAACAATGAGCCCCTAAACGCTGGTGAGGTGAAGGTGTTTCTGGATTCTGCCCAGGTGAAAATGACTGAACACCTCGATACCATGAAGCTGTGGTCACTGAACCCTGATACAGGCCTGTGGGAGGAGGAAGGCAGTCTGCAGAtggagaagaaaagaagaggcaaaagggAGGAGCGAACCTTTCTGATTGGTAACATGGAGATCAGGGAGAGACGTCTTTTTAATCTGGATGTTCCAGAGAACCGTCGGTGTTATGTAAAAGTGAGAGCCTTCCGCAGTGAACGCTTCATGCCTAGTGAGCAAGTGGAGGGAGTGGTGGTGAGTCTTATAAACATGGAGCCCACGGCTGGCTACTCTACTAACCCTCGTGCTTGGGGTCGTTTTGATAGTGTCGTCACTGGTCCTAATGGCGCCTGTCTTCCTGCCTTCTGCGATGAACAAAAAGCTGATGCCTACTCTGCTTATGTCATGGCAAATCTTGGAGGAGAGGAGCTGGAGGCTGTCCCTTCTGCTCCCAAACTCAATCCAAACCTAGTTGGTGTGCCTCAGCCTTACCTTGGTAAGCTGAACTACAGGCGGACTGATCATGAGGACCCAAGAGTGAAAAAGACCGCTTTCAGTATCAATGTGGCTAAACCAAGTTCCAACACAGCTGAAGAGGGCAACGGACCAGTGTACTCATTTGAGAACTTAAAAGAATGTGAGGAAGCCCCCTTCAGTGCTGCACACTTCCGCTTCTCAAGAGTAGAGGGAGACCGCTATGACTACAACACAGTGCCGTTCAATGAAGATGACCCAATGAGTTGGACTGAAGACTACCTGAGCTGGTGGCCCAAACCCATGGAGTATCGTGCCTGCtacataaaagtcaaaatcaacaGCCCACATGAGATCAACGTACGATCTCGAAACATGGGTGGCACCCACCCGAAGACAGTGGGCCAGCTGTATGGCCTCAGAGACACTCGCAGCATCCGTGACATGGACCAGACAGCAGTTTCAGCAGTCTGTTTGGAGTTCAAGTGCAGTGGAATGCTGTATGATCAGGAACGTGTAGATCGTACCCTGGTCAAAGTGATTCCACAAGGAAGTTGTAGGAGAGATAATGTCAATTCAATGCTGCAAGAGTATCTGGTCAACCACCTGCCCCTAGCTGTCAACAATGACACCAATGAGTTCACTATGCTTGCACCTCTTGACCCTCTGGGCCACAACTATGGAATTTATACAGTTACAGACCAAGATCCCCGCACAGCCAAAGAGATCGCACTTGGACGCTGTTTTGATGGCACTTCTGATGGTACATCTCGTGTCATGAAGAGCAATGATGGTGTAGCGCTGACATTCACCTGTGGGGATCGTGAGGTGACACGTCAGAGTAGTGTCTTCCAGGCTTTACAGAACTCACAAGGTCAGCCAGTAACAAGTGTGGTGAGAGGAGAAGGACGACAGAACCGACGTCGTCAGAGGGCAAATACACCACGCAACAGTCGAAGACGCAGCACCAGGGATCCTCTTGGAAAACGTACAAAGGCAACAAACTGA